A window of the Verrucomicrobiia bacterium genome harbors these coding sequences:
- a CDS encoding sigma-70 family RNA polymerase sigma factor, translating to MSDTSPSTKAPSLFVTTRWSVVLAAQDKASPDSAAAWETLCRTYWYPLYAYVRHQGHSPHDAQDLTQEFIARFLAKDYLKAADREKGHFRTFLRVALKRFLLNEWDRVKALKRGGGHAIVSFDTEVAEAKYQTEAHGKPSEQVYEREWAMALLQKTMADLRGEYERAGKTNEYERLKNCLTADRGTISYGQIATDLGMSEGAARVAVHRLRKRFREVFREAVADTVSEATEVDDEVRYVVGLLSQG from the coding sequence GTGTCCGATACGAGTCCATCTACCAAGGCGCCGTCGCTGTTCGTCACCACCCGCTGGTCGGTGGTGCTGGCGGCGCAAGACAAGGCGTCGCCGGATTCCGCGGCGGCCTGGGAAACCCTGTGCCGCACGTATTGGTATCCGCTCTATGCGTATGTGCGGCATCAGGGGCACAGCCCACATGATGCGCAGGACTTGACGCAGGAGTTCATCGCGCGGTTTCTGGCGAAGGATTATCTCAAAGCGGCGGATCGCGAGAAGGGGCATTTCCGCACGTTTCTACGCGTAGCTCTTAAAAGATTTCTCCTGAACGAATGGGATCGCGTGAAGGCCCTCAAGCGCGGTGGTGGACATGCGATTGTCTCTTTCGATACGGAAGTGGCGGAGGCGAAATATCAGACGGAGGCGCACGGCAAACCATCGGAGCAGGTGTATGAACGTGAGTGGGCCATGGCGCTGCTGCAAAAGACGATGGCGGATTTGCGCGGCGAGTATGAACGGGCGGGTAAGACGAATGAATATGAGCGTTTGAAGAATTGCCTGACGGCGGATCGCGGAACGATCAGTTACGGGCAGATCGCGACGGACTTGGGCATGAGCGAGGGGGCGGCGCGCGTGGCGGTGCATCGGTTGCGCAAGCGTTTTCGTGAAGTGTTCCGCGAGGCGGTGGCGGATACGGTTTCTGAAGCAACTGAAGTGGATGACGAAGTGCGTTATGTGGTGGGTT